The sequence TCATTTAATCCACTTCTAGGACCACTACTTAATAATCTAATATCATTTGCAATTTTATAAACACTATTACTTAAAGTTTTTAAAGTCCCACTAAAATTTAAAAAATTATCATGAGAGCCTTGATATGCAAATTTATTTATAGACTCTTTAAAAAAATATCCTGTATGTCCTACTATTTCTTTTATAACATAATCTGAGAAATTCTTAGGAGCATTTATACCATTTCCTATTGCTGTTCCTCCAATAGGTAAATATAAAAGTTCTTCTAGTGCTTTTTCAATACGAAATATATTTTCTTTTATCAATATACTATAATTTAAAAATTCTTCTCCTAATTGCATAGGAACCGCATCTTGCATATGAGTTCGACCAATTTTTTTTATTGGAAAGAATTCTACTGCTTTTTTTTCTAAAATTAATTGTAATTCCAATAATTCTGGTAATAGTTCTTCTTTTGCTTTTATATAAAAAGCTATACTCATTGCACTAGGAAATGTATCATTCGTTGATTGTGAACAATTTACATGATCATTTGGATGTAAAGGAATTTTACTTCCTTTAGGATATCCTTCTAGTACAGATGCATAATTACTTATTACTTCATTAAAATTCATATTAAATTGTGTTCCACTACCTGAAATCCAAATATTTAAAGGAAATTCTTTATCAAACTTTCCTTTTATTATTTCATTACAAATTTTTACAATTAATTCTTTTTCATAATCCCCTAATATATTTAATTTAAAATTAGCTAGAGCACAGGACTTTTTAATTATTCCATAAGCTCTTATCATTTCTCTTGGAAACTTTTCTTTTGAAATATTAAAAAATTTTAAAGCTCTTTCTGTAGTAACTCCCCATAAGTTTTCTTCTAATATTTTTATTTCCCCTAAGGAATCTCTTTCTATTCTATATTTTTTACCCATAAGATACCTCCTTAAGAATTGCTTTTTATCCTTATTCTCTATATATAAAAGGATTCTTTTTTTATCTCTGTAAATATAAAATAATTATTTTAATTTCATAAGGAGGAATTTATGAAACAAAAA is a genomic window of Cetobacterium ceti containing:
- a CDS encoding class II fumarate hydratase, producing MGKKYRIERDSLGEIKILEENLWGVTTERALKFFNISKEKFPREMIRAYGIIKKSCALANFKLNILGDYEKELIVKICNEIIKGKFDKEFPLNIWISGSGTQFNMNFNEVISNYASVLEGYPKGSKIPLHPNDHVNCSQSTNDTFPSAMSIAFYIKAKEELLPELLELQLILEKKAVEFFPIKKIGRTHMQDAVPMQLGEEFLNYSILIKENIFRIEKALEELLYLPIGGTAIGNGINAPKNFSDYVIKEIVGHTGYFFKESINKFAYQGSHDNFLNFSGTLKTLSNSVYKIANDIRLLSSGPRSGLNELVLPENEPGSSIMPGKINPTQCEILSMIALQVIGNDFVVTLGGSGGFLELNVYKPLIMRNTLESIELLKEGCKSFRKYLLKNIKPNLIYLEKNLRNSLMIGTYFVKHIGYDKVSKLILYAQRENISLEEANKKLKLIEEELFNSILREVLL